TAGTTTGACAAGCTTACGACGGTGATCCATCCTACCCGTTAACTGTGGCAACGAACCTTCTTTAAAATGAAACTCTCTTCTAAGGGTTATTTCTACATCACAGATTATATTCAACTGCTGCTAATCTTTCCATTAACCGTGGCAAACATTGTATGGTAATCCTAATGAACCCCACTGCTAAGTATGCATTTATTGTGGCGATCAACGCAAGTTAAAtccaactgaacaagactGCTCTACTTTCTATTTACTGTGACAAACAACGCACGTTAAATCCAATTGAATAAGACTGCTACTTTCCACTTAAAACGACAAGCATAAGACGGTAATCCAACTGAACATCGCTGCCGCTGATAAAATAGCAATGTTAATCTATCCTACTGCTAAACTTCCCGTGCACACAGCCTACTGTAAATCAAACGGAACCTCGCCGCTTAAATTCCATTTATTGTGATAGACAAGTTGATCCAATGGTAATTGAACCTCGCTGCTAAACTTCCATTTACTGTTATAAAGAGGCTGCTCTAACTTCAATTAAAACTCACTATTATAGGTTGAATTATCTCTGTCTACGGAACAGCATTGATACTGCTGATTATTATGCCAGTCATCCAACCAAACGTCACTGGTAACTACTGCAGtatccaacaacaactggCAATTACTCGCCTACTCCAGTCTAACCGTTTACATAATATATTGATTCACCCAGAATATATTACAGATGATTCAAAGCGTCCAAATACAAGAAAGATATCATCTCGTTATAGTCTAGCCTGATGCTATTGTCTTTGATCATCGCCAGCCACCAGCCTCAAAATACAGATGTAAATAAGGAACACCTTCTAACAGTCACCGTTGTTCTTTAATGCATCTATCTCTTATAATCACCGTCATATAATAATTGAGATCGCTTCACGATGGGAACAAACGAATAAAACAATATACCGTCTTTGTAACACCTGCCAATAGGAGCTATGCGTCCTGGATAATAAATTCTGTTTCTGGGCAAACTCTTTGTAAATAATCCCCATCCAGAACCAAGTGCATAACGCAGAGACTGTCACTCTATCATATCTGGTACATTGTCTGTCACCACCTGATCACTCTCATACGACTGTTCTGTCATCCACCACTGTCAGTTGAACTGGAGTTCTCATCTCTCCGTCTCACAAAAGTGTCTTATTTGAAAGTTGCATCCCTCTCTTCTATCCGCTTGAGGTGTAGAAAACCCACCGACAACTTCCCCTGTTATCATTCTTGTTGCCAGTCCAACGCAGAATACTCTCCGGATACAACTCAATAGACCTCCCAGTATCCAGTCGTAGATCTTTGGATCAAATACTTTTTACAGTACATAAATATACAGACGTCGCAGTTTCTTAGAGGTGGGTCTTCGAAATACCTGCAACCACTACACACGCTAGCTGGTGTGCCCGCGCATATATGGCGCCAGCTGCTCTCTCTGGTACCACAGTCCAATAACCGCAGCAAAAAGCGGCTGCTCGACTCCCTCAACAGTCACGGTCCGCACCATGTTGCGGAAGAACAGAGGAAACAGCCTCCATTGCGGCATCCCCGTTGCATCCACGCTGCATGGCCCCAGGACCCGGGTCAGCCCAAACTCGAACACGGACCACaaccaaagaaacaaacacacCGGTGTGCGCCCGCCCTTTAATGAGAGTGTACAGCTGGGGGCATTCCCGCTGGTTGTTGCCCACCCACGTCTCAAGTGCGCCCAGCACCTCCACCTTCTGGTGTGTCAGTTCCCCTGCGCTCAGTGCAGCGACAGTGGCCGTGTCGTGGAAGAGTTTCCCGACGTAGTTGTCGAGGTTCGAGAATAGCGCCGGAGATGCTACCACtgcctgtttcttcaacaataCGGCCACATTCACCTTCTTGTGCAGCAAGAAGGCAAAAAACAGCCTGAAAGTGGCCAGTGTGTAGCACCCCGCCCCTTCTTTAAACACAACATTCCCGAACCCCAGTTTGCACTTTTGGACAAACACCAGTAACCTCCGCCGGAGCAGGCCCTCGTCCTGCAGCATGTCCAGAACGAAGTCGTACGACCCGCGCTGCTCGAGTAACCGAGCAAACTCCTCGAACTTTTTATCCTGCGCCACGTACAGCACCAGCAGGATCTCCGCGGACAGCGTCAACAGCTCCCTCTTCAGCGGGTGACAGGGATCGGACTCGTGCCGCAGGCCCCAGCACTCGCGGCACAGACGGGTCGACGGGTTGAACCGCCAACTCAGCACTGCTACGACGTTTAGGCCCAGTAGCACGCCCTGCACCGCATGTTCGTATCCCGCGCCAAGGACAAGGTGTAGAAAGCCCCGACCCTGCAGCTTCTCTTCCAGCGGTCCGACCGTCGCGGGGTCCGTCTCCCCTCCGCTCTCTGACGCAGACACATCGGGAGTGCCTCCGGCGTCCAGCCTGGCGCGGATCTCTCTGGTCCACTCATCGTCCGTGCCCTCGCCACAGCACCGCGCGTGAGAAGTGCCCTCCAGGCCGTAGTACCGGGCGATCTGTTCTGTGATGCACTCCCGGAAATTCAGTAGAGGGAAGTTCCTCCCGCGCGAGGTGGTTTCGAGAGGCACACCGCCAGTGCCGCTGTACAGCACCCGGATGTACCCGTGCCCGCGGATCCGCCCAACCATCTGCAGATAGTCCACAGCGTTCATCCGGAAATCGACGAGACACACGAACCGCACTGACGGGCAGTCCAGACCGTTCGATATCAGCTTTGTTCCAAGGATCACGCGCTGTAAAGAGCGGCCATCCTCAAACATCTCAAATACCATACGCCTGTGCTCCTCGCTTTCGGACGCTGACACCTGGACTACCCTCTCGTTGGAACGGAACCCCCGGTACGCCTTTGCCattgtcttcttgtttccaaagaagaagacggcCTTGCCCTCTGCGACGCCGGTCAGGAACGCATGGATCAACCGCCGAACATCGTCCACTATCATGCTCCGCTTGCGCCAGATGCAATCAACTCTCATCTGCGCGTTCGGCACCTCCTTTACGGCGTTCATGAAGTACCGCTGACTGATCATGTAGTCGGGCAGCCTGCGGTCCTCTGCAATCGTCTGGAACAGACCGGCGTCCATTGTCGCGGACAGAAACAAGACCTTTTCCCAGTTCTCCCACCCGAGCGCCCGCACCTCGTTAAGCTGAGGGCGGTATGTCGAGTCGAAAAAGAGCGTGTGTGCCTCGTCAAACACAAAGTAGCCCAGTGTCTTGGCACTGCCTGCGACGCTGTCCCAGTTTCGAAACAATGCAACCAGCTGGGGCTCAGCAAACGTCTCCCAGCACCCGACAAAGACGTCTGTGTCGCGGATATACTGGAGCGGTGCTGGTCTCAGCAGCTCTGTGACCAGCGCCACCCGCAACCCGGTCTGTGCCACTTTCTTGACTGTTGCGCGCTTCAGCGCCTCGTATGGAACACCTATAAAATGTAGATACTGGTTGGGTCTCTCCGCCGCCCGAAACATCATGGGCAGCAAAAAGGTCAGGGACTTTCCGAACGCAGTAGCAGCCTGCAGTCCCAGAGCGCGGTAGCGCGAAAACAGCACGTTTGTGGTGAACAGCAGCTGGTCGCGATTGCGGAAGTCGAAGTCCGGGCAGTTCAGGAACCGCCTCCCCGCCGCAAACAGCTCCTCGACGCCGCAGACAGGGCCGGGCTGGTGTTCAATTCTGCGCCGCTTGGCCCGGGTGGTGAAGTGGCTGCGGTACCGCTGCAGGCGTTCGGGGTCAACCGCGGCCATGAACCGCGCGCTCAGATTGCGGACCTCGACAAATGTGTCCTCCTGGGCGCCCGAGTTCACGTCCGAGTCGCGGTTGAACCCGTAGATGTTCAGGTGGGTAAGGGCATTGTGGCCGAACCCCTTGGCAATCAGCTCCACCTTGCCGACCTCGTGCACTGCGTTCTTCCACAGCGAGGCCAGCGCCTGCCGCATCAGCCGGATGGTCATGCCGTACCGTGTCCCCTTCCGCGGGTGCCGCATTAGCTCGGTATTGAACTGGTTGAGGCCCAGCAGTCTGTGGTGCTCGATGTCCACCCACAGAAACTCCTTCAGGACCGCCGCGCCCACCGTGGCAGCACCGCTGGACGCTGCCAGCAGTTGGACTCTCTCTGTCAGCCGCCTGGCATGGTTGAACACTGGGACGTTTTCGTCTTCGGAGCTGTCCCCGCCAGCCTCTAACACGTCCTGCCCATACACGGTGTCCTCTGCGTGCCTCAGGTACATGTCGCCTTTGAACTGCGCCAGCTCGTCtttgagcagttcaatCGTGAACGGCCGCAGGATGAGTATAAACCACAGGAGCTTAGCGGATGCCGCGGCGTCCAGAAAGGACAGACGGTGGCCGTACTGCTTATTCTTGTTGTACGTTGTAAGAAAGTAGAGCATGCGCCCGCCGCCGTCCGCGTAGACGTTTCGTTCCGGGCCCGAGAAGGTAATTGTGCTGAGCTCGGGGAACCGAAGGGGCATGCCGGGACTCAGCCAGCATTCTACCAGAAGGGCCCGGGTTATCCGGGAGATGGTGCTGCGGACCACCGTGACCACCTCGGCATTGGCCGCGCTTGCGGGGTTCCTCCAGTACATCTGGTGGTGGAAGAAggtctccttcttgaatGTGTCCACAAAATAGGTATTTTTCCGATCTCCGGTGAAATCGGACTCGGGGTTTCCCAAAGTGTCAAGGTACACGTCGCTGACGGACCCGAAGCTGAGGTGCTCGGAGAGTGCAGCGATACACTCGTTGAATTCGAGCCCAATGCTAGACAGTATCTCTGCGATACCGCTGAGAGAGATGGCCCTGTTGTTCACCATGACCTCCTGGGTAGAGCTGTTCCAGACCACGTTTGTGGAAGCGTCAATCGTGCACTGCTTCACCACCTCGGTGTACAGCCGCCCCACTCGGTGCCACAAGGTATCTTCTCCAGGGTCCTCGGCGCTGAATAACTCGGCCAACTCATTGGGGTCGCAGCGGTCGTTGGCGAACGCTGAAAACTTTATGAACATCTTGATGGAGTCCAGCATCTCTCTGTAGGACATGGCGGTGCGGGCCATCAAAAGGACGTCTGTTGTCGTCCAGGCCTCGAACTCGTAGGCCATGGTATACACCCACCGGACGACCAGCTCGGCACCGCGCGTGCCCGCCAGTGCGTCGCAAATCAGACCAGGGTACCGGTCCAGGGCGGCACCGGGGTCGTTTCCGAAGGGCTGGAAATTGGTGCGTGACAGCAGCTCCTGGAACGGGGACAGCTCGGTGCAGTGCTGTAGTATGTACAATGCCTTGCCCAGGCGGTTGCCGTACAAGGTCAATGTCGTGGGCTCGTAGAGCTTGACTATGGATGACGTGCCCCGGTGGAAGTCCCGCCCAGGGAACTGAGAACCCCGGGCACGGGCCTTCTCATAGCACTTTTGGAGGTAATCCACGGCGTGGTGTTGCCAGGCGTGGAGGGTGCCCGGTTGCATGCCGGCATTGACGACTGCGAAGTCGCTTTCGATGTCGAACCTGATAGTATCGAGGGCCATGAGCTGGACAAACAAGGAGGTGTTCTTGGCCTTGAAGCCTTGGGTGGGCACATCCCGCATGTCCACATCGGGATACTGGTGCTGCTCTGCGGGGACCAAGTAGACGACGCGCCGGCCGCCAGTGCTGACACGGTGGGACATCCTGGTGAACAGATTGCACTTAGATTTGTCAGCCCTCCTATACGCCACGGACGATCTGGGCACAGCATCCCCATTGGGCAGAACGGCAAACTCGTGTGGATGCAGATCGATGTGCTGGAATAACTCGGGGGAGTCCACGGTGTGAAAAGTGGTGGTGAAGCGGGTCAAATCGACGGGCTCGATGGCAACCAGTTTGCGGTAGTTAGCTTGCGACAGTTGGCGTTTTGCAGCAAACGAAGAGACGACCTTGCGGTCGGGGATGGAAACAATCCACCTGTCGATGACCACGATGTCATCGGTAATTTGGTTAGGCATGAGTGTATACGAATATTAGTATAGAATTCTCGAGACGTTATGGCATCTTGAGGGAGAACAGCAGAGCAATGCACCgttttgttgttctccCTCAGCGAAGACACAAAGTGCCGGGCACGACTAGCCTTTTGCACAGCTAATACTATATCTACATTCCGCGTGCCAGTTACCGTTTACGGACAGGCTGGACCAGGGCCAATGACGCAGTGCCGTCCAGAGTGACCCAGCCCCGTCTCCCTCCGAAATAGGGGTGCAAAAAAATCTGCCAGAATGCAAAGTACATTTTCCCAGAATGCAAAAAACATCCCATAATCATGCAAAAGACATTCCCTGCGGAAACCCATTCAAAGTACAAAAAATAGATATAGgtgttgcttcttcaactcaacCGACTGCCAGCCCTACAAGAGCCTACGTTACCTTCAACAGACCGTTAATTTTGTGACCTTAGCTCAACTGTTTCCAGCTGAAACGCTTGCATTTACTCTGACGACAGCAAACTCCAACTGCTACTGATAATTAGGCGTCGAACTGTAGAAGCCTGCTCTACACTGTGACAAACAACTGACGTTCAATCCGAATCAATGCTCACGACTGGTAATTTGTGGACAAACATACAACTGAACAAGGCTGCTAAATTTCCATTAACTCAATTCAGCTCCTACTGAACACTGCTGTTATTCTGTCTGTCCAACCGCCAAGGTGCCTCAACTGAACCGTACTGCTGAGTTTCCCTTCACTGTGATCAACAACCAACGTTGAATTATCGCTGTTACACCATTAATTATCTCTGTCTAACAGTCCAGTTAACCCAGCTAAACCTCGCTACTACCAATAATTTGTTTGACAAACTTACGACGGTGCTCCATCCCACTGCTCAACTGCCATTGACTGCGGCAAACAGCCTAAGTTAAAACTAAATGAACCTCTCTGTTAAGGGTATTTCTACATCACAACCCATATCCTACTGAACAAGACTGCTAAACTTCCATTTACTGTTATGAACGACTTGATCCGTCTCCAAATGAATCTCACTGTTATACATTAAATTGTCTCTATCTAACATCCAGCTAAGAGCACTGATACTGCTAGTTAATATGAGAGAAATGCAGAGTTCATCCAACTATTGCCGTAAACAGTCCACATCAAATGACCAGCACTGATGCATTTCCCAGTCTAATTAAACCTTCTATATAAAGTATTGATACACCATGAATATCTGCATTATAGATAGCCCAACTTCTCCGTCTAACAAATACAACAG
This sequence is a window from Huiozyma naganishii CBS 8797 chromosome 3, complete genome. Protein-coding genes within it:
- the KNAG0C00100 gene encoding uncharacterized protein (similar to Saccharomyces cerevisiae YRF1-7 (YPL283C)), giving the protein MPNQITDDIVVIDRWIVSIPDRKVVSSFAAKRQLSQANYRKLVAIEPVDLTRFTTTFHTVDSPELFQHIDLHPHEFAVLPNGDAVPRSSVAYRRADKSKCNLFTRMSHRVSTGGRRVVYLVPAEQHQYPDVDMRDVPTQGFKAKNTSLFVQLMALDTIRFDIESDFAVVNAGMQPGTLHAWQHHAVDYLQKCYEKARARGSQFPGRDFHRGTSSIVKLYEPTTLTLYGNRLGKALYILQHCTELSPFQELLSRTNFQPFGNDPGAALDRYPGLICDALAGTRGAELVVRWVYTMAYEFEAWTTTDVLLMARTAMSYREMLDSIKMFIKFSAFANDRCDPNELAELFSAEDPGEDTLWHRVGRLYTEVVKQCTIDASTNVVWNSSTQEVMVNNRAISLSGIAEILSSIGLEFNECIAALSEHLSFGSVSDVYLDTLGNPESDFTGDRKNTYFVDTFKKETFFHHQMYWRNPASAANAEVVTVVRSTISRITRALLVECWLSPGMPLRFPELSTITFSGPERNVYADGGGRMLYFLTTYNKNKQYGHRLSFLDAAASAKLLWFILILRPFTIELLKDELAQFKGDMYLRHAEDTVYGQDVLEAGGDSSEDENVPVFNHARRLTERVQLLAASSGAATVGAAVLKEFLWVDIEHHRLLGLNQFNTELMRHPRKGTRYGMTIRLMRQALASLWKNAVHEVGKVELIAKGFGHNALTHLNIYGFNRDSDVNSGAQEDTFVEVRNLSARFMAAVDPERLQRYRSHFTTRAKRRRIEHQPGPVCGVEELFAAGRRFLNCPDFDFRNRDQLLFTTNVLFSRYRALGLQAATAFGKSLTFLLPMMFRAAERPNQYLHFIGVPYEALKRATVKKVAQTGLRVALVTELLRPAPLQYIRDTDVFVGCWETFAEPQLVALFRNWDSVAGSAKTLGYFVFDEAHTLFFDSTYRPQLNEVRALGWENWEKVLFLSATMDAGLFQTIAEDRRLPDYMISQRYFMNAVKEVPNAQMRVDCIWRKRSMIVDDVRRLIHAFLTGVAEGKAVFFFGNKKTMAKAYRGFRSNERVVQVSASESEEHRRMVFEMFEDGRSLQRVILGTKLISNGLDCPSVRFVCLVDFRMNAVDYLQMVGRIRGHGYIRVLYSGTGGVPLETTSRGRNFPLLNFRECITEQIARYYGLEGTSHARCCGEGTDDEWTREIRARLDAGGTPDVSASESGGETDPATVGPLEEKLQGRGFLHLVLGAGYEHAVQGVLLGLNVVAVLSWRFNPSTRLCRECWGLRHESDPCHPLKRELLTLSAEILLVLYVAQDKKFEEFARLLEQRGSYDFVLDMLQDEGLLRRRLLVFVQKCKLGFGNVVFKEGAGCYTLATFRLFFAFLLHKKVNVAVLLKKQAVVASPALFSNLDNYVGKLFHDTATVAALSAGELTHQKVEVLGALETWVGNNQRECPQLYTLIKGRAHTGVFVSLVVVRVRVWADPGPGAMQRGCNGDAAMEAVSSVLPQHGADRDC